The sequence GTCCATAAAATTCGCCCCAAAATGGACGCTCATGATTTTCCACTTGCCCTCATCTTTGACAACTGTCGCGGTCCAGCGGCTGGTCATGGTCCGGGTTTCACCATCGGCAAAGGTAAACGTGTCGGTTGACGTTCCCCAGCACACGCCGGTGTTGTCTCCGGCAAAGACCGTCAGCTTGTCAGCCACGGGTTTGAGCGAGATGTCTTTCAACACGGGTTTGTCACCGGAAAACAATGCGGCGTAATGCGATTTGAAGGAATTGAGGTCGGAAAATTCTTTTTGATCCACGGTTGTGATTGAAAACTGCCGGTATAAATGCGGTGCCAGCGCATCGAAATTTCGTGCGTTGAGGGCGTCGGTTGCGGTTTTTAACAGCGCACGAAGCTCTTCGTGATCCTGGTGGCGTTCTTCTTGAGCACTCAATGGGATTGCCAGCACGATCAAAAACAAACTGGACAATATGATCGGGGCAAAGCGGGCAAGAACTTTCGACATAGGTCCTCCGAAAGGTAGAAAGGGCGTTCAGTAAAAATTGTTCAAGGTTGAACAATACACTATC is a genomic window of Acidobacteriota bacterium containing:
- a CDS encoding nuclear transport factor 2 family protein, encoding MSKVLARFAPIILSSLFLIVLAIPLSAQEERHQDHEELRALLKTATDALNARNFDALAPHLYRQFSITTVDQKEFSDLNSFKSHYAALFSGDKPVLKDISLKPVADKLTVFAGDNTGVCWGTSTDTFTFADGETRTMTSRWTATVVKDEGKWKIMSVHFGANFMDNPVTQTFQGMLYKIGGGALAAGIVLGGLLGWVLGRRK